The Mycolicibacterium parafortuitum nucleotide sequence ACGGCACAGGGGGCGCCTAGCGGCCGGGCCGATAATGGGGCGGTGGCCAGTCCGCGCAGCGCTCCCGAGGACCCGGCGAGGGTGGTGATGCGCCGCGCCGACGGCAGCCCGATCCACGTGCTGGTCGTCGACGACGAACCGGTGCTCGCCGAGCTGGTGTCCATGGCGTTGCGCTACGAGGGCTGGGACATCTCCACCGCCGGGGACGGCGCCACCGCGATCGCCCTGGCCCGGGAGAACCCGCCCGACGTCGTCGTGCTCGACGTGATGCTGCCGGACATGAGCGGACTGGACGTGCTGCGCCGACTGCGCGAGCAGATCCCGGGTCTGCCGCTGCTGCTGCTCACCGCGAAGGACTCGGTGGAGGATCGCATCGCGGGTCTGACCGCGGGCGGCGACGACTACGTGACCAAACCGTTCAGCATCGAGGAGGTCGTCCTGCGGTTGCGCGCGCTGCTGCGCCGCACCGGAGTGGCCACCGACGCCGGCGGCGCCAAGCTCGTCGTCGGTGACCTGGTGCTCGACGAGGACAGCCACGAGGTGACCCGCGGCGGCGACGTGATCACCCTGACCGCGACGGAGTTCGAGCTGTTGCGGTTCATGATGCGCAACGCCAAACGCGTCCTGAGCAAGGCGCAGATCCTCGACCGGGTGTGGAGCTACGACTTCGGTGGCCGGTCGAACATCGTCGAACTGTATGTCTCCTATCTGCGGAAGAAGATCGACAGCGGCCGCGAGCCGATGATCCACACGCTGCGCGGTGCGGGGTATGTCCTCAAACCGCCGCGCTGAGCGCACGGCGCCGACCGCTTTGCGTTCGCCACGCGGTTGGTCGCTGCGCACCCGCCTGATCGTCACCCAGGTGCTGCTGCTCGCCGTGGTGTGCGCGGGCATCGGGATCGCGACGGAGTTTGCGCTGCAGCGATTCCTGATGAACCAACTCGACGAACAGGTGATCGAGTCCGGACGGCGGGCATCGGTGATCTTCGAGATGGGTCCGCCGCCGGGACCGGGGATGGGCTTTCCGGTGCCGCCGGGGATGCGTCCCCCGGCCGGGCCACCGGGACCGCCGCCTCCGGGGCCCGGCCGACGCATGATGATGGCCGACGAGGGGCCGGGTCCGGCGTTCCTCAACGCGCCGGGGCAGGCCATCCGCACCGTCGGCGCGGTCGTGGCCGACGGCGGCCCCGAGGACGCGGGCGTGATCGCCGCGGACGGCTCGCGCGCCGAGATCTCCGATGCCGCAGCCCGTCAACTCGCCGAGGTCACCGTCGACGGGCGCCCGCACACCGTCGAGCTCGACGGGCTCGGCCGCTACCGCGTGGTCGCGTTCCCGACCCGGCTACCCGGTGAGGCCGTGGTCGCCGGGCTGCCGACCTCCGACGTCGACGACACCTTGGTCCGGGTGGCGGTGATCTTCGGTGTCGTCGCCGCGGTCGCGCTGGCGGCGGCCGGGACGGCGGGCATCGTCATCGTCCGGCGCCAACTCGCCCCGCTGGCAAGGGTTTCCGATGCCGCCCAGCAGGTGGCCGACCTCGAGCTGGACCGCGGCGAGGTGCGGTTGCCGACCCCGATCGTCAAGGTCGACCCCGAGGCCGCGCAGACCGAGGTCGGCCAGCTCGGGTCGGCGCTGAACCGGATGCTGGACCGGATCGCCGGCGCGCTGACCGCGCGGCACGCCAGCGAGACCCGGGTGCGGCAGTTCGTCGCCGACGCCAGCCATGAACTGCGCACCCCGCTGGCCGCGATCCGCGGCTACACCGAACTGGCACAACGTAAACAGGCCGAGTTGCCCGACGACGTCGCGCATGCGATGAACCGGGTCCAGTCCGAGACCGAGCGGATGACCCAGCTCGTCGAGGACATGCTCCTGCTGGCCCGCCTGGACACCGGTCGGCCGCTGGAGCGCGAAACCGTGGACCTCACCCGCCTGGTCGTCGACGCGGTCAGCGACGCGCACGTCGCAGGCCCGGACCACGTGTGGGAACTCGACCTACCCGAGGAGCCGGTGACCGTGCCCGGCGACGAGGCCCGGCTGCGCCAGGTGCTGGCGAACCTGCTCGCCAACGCGCGTATCCACACCCCGCCGGGAACGACGGTCACCACCGCGCTGTCGTCCGCCGACGGGGATGCGGTGCTGACGGTCCGCGACGACGGACCGGGGATCCCCGTCGCGCTGCAGCCCGAGGTGTTCGAACGGTTCGCCCGCGGTGACACGTCGCGCTCGCGCCGCGGCGGTAGTACCGGTCTCGGTCTGGCGATCGTCGCGGCGGTGGTGCGCGCCCACGACGGCAGCATCGAGTTGCGCAGCGCCGAGGGCAGAACCGAGTTCACGGTCAGGTTGCCCGGCGATTCACAGTCCGCGCACAGTCAGCGCGCGCCGATCGCCTAGGCAGATCTCCCGCGAGCAGTCGCAAACTCGCACGATTTCCGATCCCGGCGTGCGATTTCACGTCTGCTCGCCGGCGGCACCGCGTGTAGGACCTGACCAAGCCCGCGAGTTCACAGGTGGCGCAAAGCTTCCGCCCACGATGAGCACACGCGGGCGGCCGAGCCTGGAGGACATGACCTACACCGTCCTGGATGGCGAACCCCGTTGCGTGTCTCGGCCGAACGCCGCCACCGCAGCCCGGGGCACGGGTGCGCCCGTCCTCGACATCGTCATCCCCGTCTACAACGAGCGGGCCGCACTCGCGAATTCGGTACGGCGGCTGCACCGCTACCTGAGCGAGTCCATGCCGTTCTCAGCGCAGATCACCATCGCCGACAACGCCAGCGTCGACGACACCCCGCGCATCGCGACCCAACTGGCCGACGAGCTTCCCGGCGTGCGTGTGGTTCGGTTGGAGGAGAAGGGACGTGGCCGCGCGTTGCATCAGGTGTGGACGCAGTCCGATGCCACCGTTCTCGTCTACATGGATGTCGACCTGTCCACCGACCTCGCCGCGCTGGCGCCCCTGGTCGCGCCGCTGATCTCGGGTCACTCCGACCTCGCGATCGGCACCCGGCTGGCTCGCGGCGCCCGCGTCGTACGTGGCCCGAAGCGGGAGATCATCTCGCGCTGCTACAACCTGATCCTGAAATCGACTCTGTCAGCGAAGTTTTCCGACGCACAGTGCGGATTCAAGGCGATTCGCGCCGATGTCGCCGCGCAGCTGCTGCCGTACGTCGAAGACACCGGATGGTTCTTCGACACCGAGCTGCTGGTGCTCGCCGAACGCAGCGGGTTGCGCATCCACGAGGTGCCCGTGGACTGGGTGGACGACCCGGACAGCCGGGTCGACATCGTGGCCACCGCCGCCGCGGACCTCAGAGGCATCGGCCGGCTGCTGCGTGGTTTCGCCGGCGGCGCCATCCCGGTCAACACGATCGCCGCGCAGCTCGGTAACACCCGCGCCGAGCCGCGCAGCTCGTTGCTGCGGCAGGTAGTCAGATTCGCCGCGGTCGGCGTCACCTCGACCGCGGCCTACATCCTGCTGTTCATGGTGATGCAGGGCTGGGCCGGCGCACAGCTGGCGAACCTGATCGCACTGCTGATGACCGCGATCGGCAACACCGCCGCGAACCGCAGGTTCACCTTCGGCATCGGCGGACGCCGACGGCTGGCCCGGCACCACGTCGAGGGCCTGGTCGTCTTCGCCGTCGCGCTGGCCATCACCAGCGGCGCCCTCGGCCTGTTGCACGTCAGCGCCGAATCTCCGCACCACCTCGTCGAACTCGCCGTCCTCGTCGCGGCGAATCTGCTCGCCACCGTGGTGCGTTTCGTCCTGCTGCGTGGCTGGGTGTTCCATCCCCGCCGCACCACCACCGAAGGGCGAATCTGATGTGCGTCATCGCACTGGCGTCCGCGAGTGCGGCCGCGCAGCCCGACCCCGGTGCTGCGCGCAGCCCCCGCTGGGTGCGGCCCGCGCTGCTGGGTCTGCTGGCCGCGACCGCACTGCTCTACCTGTGGGGGCTGGGTTCGTCGGGCTGGGCCAACCAGTACTACGCCGCGGCCGCGCAGGCGGGCACGCAGAATGCGACGGCGTGGCTGTTCGGCTCGTTCGACGCCGGCAACGCCATCACCGTGGACAAGCCGCCCGCTTCGCTGTGGGTGATGGCCCTGTCGGGCCGGCTGTTCGGCTTCAGCCCGTTCACGATGCTGCTGCCGCAGGCGTTGATGGGCGTCGCCTCGGTGGCGGTGCTGTTCGCCGCGGTTCGGCGGGTCAGCGGCCCGGGGGCGGGTTTGATCGCGGGTGCGGCGCTGGCCGTGACACCGGTGGCAGCGTTGATGTTCCGGTACAACAATCCCGACGCGCTGCTGGTCCTGCTGCTCGTGGTCGCCGCCTATCTGATGGTGCGCGCGATTCAGACCGGCGGCACCCGCTGGGTGGTGCTGGTCGGCGTGGTGCTCGGGGTCGCGTTCCTGACCAAGATGCTGCAGGCGTTCCTGGTCGTGCCCGGTCTCGCGCTGGCGTTCCTGGTCGCGGCGCCGGTCGGATTCTGGGCGCGGGTGGGCAAGTTGGCGGCCGGGGGTGTTGCGATGGTGGCGACGGCCGGCTCGTTCCTGGCGTTGGTGAGCCTGTGGCCCGCGGATGAGCGGCCATACATCGGCGGCTCCACCGACAACAGCCTGCTGCAGCTGGCGTTGGGCTACAACGGAATTCAGCGCGTCATGGGCGGCGACGGCATGCACGGAGGCGGGGGGCCGGGCGGACCCGGCGGCCCCAGTGGCGGTCCGGGCAGGGGTGCGAACCTGTTCTTCGGTGGCGAGCCCGGAATCGGGAGGCTCTTCGGCGACTCGATGGGGGCCGAGGCGTCGTGGCTCCTGCCGGCGGCGTTGATCGGTCTGGCGGCAGGTTTGTGGATCACCCGTCGTGCCGCTCGCACCGACGCGGTGCGCGCCTCACTGCTGCTGTGGGGTGGTTGGGTGCTCGTCACCGGCGTGGTGTTCAGCTTCATGGACGGCACCGTCCACCCGTACTACACCGTCGCGCTGGCTCCAGGGATCGCCGCGTCGGTCGGTATCGGGGCGGTCGAGTTGTGGCGTGGCAGGGATCTTTTCACGCGACGCCTGCTCGTGGCGGCGATGTCCGCGGTGACGGGTGTGTGGGCGTTCGTGCTGCTCGACCGCACGCCCGGCTGGCAGCCGTGGTTGCGCTGGGTGGTGCTGGCCGGCTCGATCGCGGTGGCAGCCGTGGTCGGCGTCGGGGCGCAGCGGCTCGGCCGCGCCACCTCCGTCGTCGCCGCCGGGGCACTCCTGTTCGGCGCCGCCGCGCCGCTGGCGTACACGATGGAGACCGCGGCGCATTCCCACAGCGGCGGCCTGGTGATGTCAGGGCCGGCACGGACCGACGGCTTCGCCGGACCTCCCGGCGCCGGCGGGGGTGGCGATCCATTCGGATCCCGGTCGGCGGCGGACAACACCGAGCTGCTGGCGATGCTGAGGGAGGCCGACAATCGCTGGGCCGCAGCTGGTGTCGGCTCGATGCAGACCGCCGATCTCGAACTGCAGACGGGTGCCTCGGTGATGGCCATCGGCGGCTTCACCGGTGGGGACGATTCGCCCACCCTGGAGCAGTTTCAGCAGTACGTCGCCGACGGGCAGGTCCGGTATTTCATCGCAGGCGGGCGCCGCGGTCCGGGCGGAGGTTCGGGCTCGTCCGCGCAGATCACGTCTTGGGTGGAGCAGACCTTCACCCCGCGCGACGTGGGCGGGGTCAACGTCTATGACCTGCAGTCATGACGCGCGAAAGCACCTTCGGTTTCGCCGGTGTAGATCTCGCTGATTTTGATGCGTGACGCCGGCCCGTCGTGCTGCTAGCTTGCGCGACATGACTGTGACGGACGAGTACCTGCAGAACAACAAGAAGTACGCCGAGACGTTCTCGGGGCCGTTGCCGCTGCCTCCGAGCAAGCACGTCGCGGTCGTGGCCTGCATGGACGCCCGGTTGGACGTCTACCGGATCCTCGGCCTCAACGACGGCGAGGCACACGTCATCCGCAACGCCGGCGGCGTGATCACCGACGACGAGATCCGCTCGCTGGCCATCAGCCAGCGCCTACTCGGCACCAAAGAGATCATCCTGATCCACCACACCGACTGCGGAATGCTGACCTTCACCGACGACGCGTTCAAGCGCGACATTCAGGACGAGACGGGTCTGAAGCCCGAATGGGCCGCCGAGTCGTTCCCGGATCTGGAGGAGGACGTCCGCCAGTCACTGCGCCGTATCGAGGCCAGCCCGTTCGTCACCAAGCACGAGTCGTTGCGCGGCTTCATCTTCGACGTCGCGACCGGCCTGCTCAACGAGGTCACCCTCTAGCGCCCCGCGCCTTGCTCCGCGAGCGCGCGTGTTTGCACACGACGCGCCGCGGCTTTTCGGCACCTGACGCGCGTTCGTCACCGGCGAGCGCGCGTGAGCCGGTCTCGGAGGTCGCGATCGCCGTCGCGGCGACGGGGGGCCGGGGGAGGAGCCGGGAGTGGCTCTCGCCGGGATGGTTGCCGGAGCAATGACCGAACGCGCGCAGTCGTGATGGCCTGAGCGTGCCTAACCTGCCGAAATCGCACGGCGCGTCGCGGACAGACACGCGCGCTCGCGAAACAACCGCACCCGACCACGCTGCGGGGCGTTGACACGGGGCGCCGTCCGGGTATCTAATACCGGGTTAAGGCCATAAATATGGTCAATTCTACCAACTTTACGAGGTATCCATGACGGCGACCGACGAGCTCGCGCAGAATGCGGGCCGGTACGAGCTGAGCCACCTCCGCGCGCTGGAGGCCGAGGCGATCCACATCATCAGGGAGGTGGCCGCGGAGTTCGAGCGGCCGGTGCTGCTGTTCTCGGGCGGCAAGGACTCCATCGTGATGCTGCACCTGGCGATCAAGGCGTTCCGGCCGGGCCGGTTGCCGTTCCCGGTGATGCACGTCGACACCGGCCACAACTTCGACGAGGTGCTGCAGGCCCGCGACGAGCTGGTCGCCGAGTCCGGGGTGCGCCTGGTGGTGGCGAGGGTGCAGGACGACATCGACGCCGGCAGGGTGGTCGAGACGATCCCGTCACGTAACCCGATGCAGACGTTCACGCTGCTGCGTGCGATCCGGGAGAACAAGTTCGACGCGGCCTTCGGCGGCGCCCGCCGCGACGAGGAGAAGGCCCGCGCCAAGGAGCGCGTCTTCAGCTTCCGCGACGAGTTCGGTCAGTGGGACCCGAAGAATCAGCGCCCCGAACTGTGGAACCTGTACAACGGCAGGCATCGCAAGGGTGAGCACATCCGCGCCTTCCCGCTGTCGAACTGGACCGAATTCGACATCTGGTCCTACATCGGCGCCGAGAAGATCAAGCTGCCCTCGATCTACTACGCACACCAGCGCAAGGTGTTCGAGCGCGACGGGATGCTGCTCGCCGTACACCGATACCTGCAGCCCCGCAAGGACGAGCCGATCATCGAGAAGACGGTGCGGTTCCGCACCGTCGGTGACGTGACGTGCACGGGATGCGTGGAGTCCACCGCCGCAACGGTTTCCGAGGTCATCGCCGAGACGGCGATCTCCCGGCTGACCGAGCGCGGCGCGACCCGCGCCGACGACCGGATCTCTGAAGCAGGCATGGAAGATCGCAAGCGCGAGGGGTATTTCTGATGGCCGCTCGCGCGAAGAAGGGGTACTTCTTATGAGTTCGTCCACCACGCTGCTGCGTATCGCGACCGCGGGTTCGGTCGACGACGGCAAGTCCACCCTGATCGGCCGGCTGCTCTACGACAGCAAGGCCGTGATGGAGGATCAGCTGGAGGCCGTCGAGCGCACCTCGAAGGAACGCGGCAACGACTACACCGACCTCGCTCTGGTCACCGACGGGCTGCGCGCCGAACGCGAACAGGGCATCACGATCGACGTCGCGTACCGCTATTTCGCGACGGCCAAGCGCAAGTTCATCATCGCCGACACACCCGGGCACATCCAGTACACCCGCAACATGGTCACCGGCACCTCGACCGCGCAGTTGGCGATCGTGTTGGTCGACGCGCGGCACGGTCTGCTGGAGCAGTCCCGCCGCCACGCGTTCCTCGCCTCGCTGCTCGGCATCCGGCACATCGTGCTGGCGGTCAACAAGATGGACCTGATCGACTGGGACCGTGAGCGTTTCGAGAAGATCCGCGACGACTTCCACGATTTCGCGGCGCGGCTGGACGTGCACGACGTAACCACCATCCCGCTGTCGGCGCTCAACGGCGACAACGTCGTCACCAAGTCCGACGTGACCCCGTGGTACGAAGGGCCGTCGCTGCTGGCGCACCTCGAAGAGGTCTACATCGCCGGCGACCGCAACCTCGTCGACGTCCGGTTCCCGGTGCAGTACGTGATCCGGCCCCAGACCCGCGAGCACGCCGACCACCGCAGCTACGCCGGCACCGTTGCCAGTGGGGTGATGCGTCCCGGCGACGAGATCGTCGTGCTCCCCAGCGGCAAGTCGTCACGCATCACCGAGATCGAGGGCCCGAGCGGGCCTGTGCAGGAAGCATTCCCGCCGATGGCGGTATCGGTCAGCCTGGCCGACGACATCGACATCTCGCGCGGCGACATGCTCGCCCGGCCGAACAATCAGCCGCGGGTCGCCCAGGAGTTCGACGCGACGGTGTGCTGGATGGCCGACGACGAGGCGCTCGAACCGGGACGCGACTACCTGATCAAGCACACCACCCGCACCACGCGGGTGCGGGTGACCGATCTGGACTACCGTCTCGACGTCAACACCCTGCACCGCGACAAGTCGGCGACCGCGCTCAAACTCAATGAGCTGGGCCGCATCTCGCTGCGGAGCCAGGTGCCGCTGCTGCTCGACGAGTACAGCCGCAATGCGGCCACCGGGTCGTTCATCCTGATCGACCCGAACACCAACGGCACGGTCGCGGCGGGCATGATCCTGCCGCATGTTGCCGGACGTACGTCCACGCCGAACACCGTCAAACACGAGTCGCTGTGCACGGCCGAGGACCGGCTGTCGCGTGGCCGCACCGTGTGGTTCACCGGGCTGTCCGGCTCGGGCAAGTCGTCGGTCGCGGTGCTGGTCGAGCGCAAACTGCTCGAGAAGGGCGTCCCTGCCTACGTTCTCGACGGGGACAACCTGCGGCACGGACTGAACGCCGATCTCGGCTTCTCGATGGCCGATCGGGCGGAGAACCAGCGTCGGCTTGCGCACGTCGCCGCGATCCTGGCCGACGCCGGCCAGGTGGTGCTGGTGCCTGCGATCAGCCCGCTGGAGGAACACCGCTCGCTGGCCCGCAAGGTGGCCACCGAGCAGGGCCTGGAGTTCTTCGAGGTGTTCTGTGACACCCCGCTGGAGGACTGCGAACGCCGGGATCCGAAGGGGCTCTACGCGAAAGCTCGCGCCGGCGAGATCACCCACTTCACCGGGATCGACAGCCCGTATCAGCGGCCCAAGAACCCGGACCTGCGGCTGACGCCGGACCGCACGCCCGCCGAACACGCCGACGCGGTGATCGAGCTGCTGGAAAGCCGCGAGTCGTGACGGACGACCACGAGCTTGCGGGTCGGCTGGCCACCGAGGCCGGCGCCCTGCTGCTCGGCGTCCGGTCCGAGCTCGCCGACGCGACCGCCGAGGAGCGAAAGGCCGCAGGCGACAAGCGGTCCCACGACTTCCTGATGGCGGCGTTGGCGGCCGAGCGGCCCGACGACGCCGTGCTGTCCGAAGAGGGGGTGGACGACCCGGTCCGGCTGTCCGCGCGCCGGGTGTGGATCGTCGATCCGCTCGACGGAACGCGCGAATTCTCCGAGCTCGGTCGCACCGACTGGGCGGTGCACGTGGCGCTGTGGGAATCCGGTGAGCTGATCGCCGGAGCCGTCGCGCTTCCCGCGCAGGGGATCACGCTGGCCACCCCGACCGTGGTCGCCCCGCCGCCGGCGCCGCAGGCGCCGCGGGTGGTGGTGTCGCGCACCCGCCCGCCGGCGGTCGCGTTGGAGGTCAAGGACGCGTTGAACGGCACCCTGGTCGAAATGGGTTCGGCGGGAGCGAAAGTCGCGTCTGTCGTGCAGGGACTTTCGGATGTGTACGTGCACGCCGGCGGCCAGTACGAGTGGGATTCGGCGGCGCCGGTGGCCGTAGCGCGGGCAGCGGGCCTGCACACCTCGCGTATCGACGGCTCACCGCTGGTGTACAACCAGCGCGATTCCAAGCTGCCAGATCTCATCGTGTGCCGCCCCGAACTGGCCAAAGCGGTTTTGGCGGTCACGGCCCGCTGAGCCCCCGCCGGGTTTATGGTGACCCCAAATAGCCACAACCCGGGGGTATCAGATGGCCCGTCTCGTCCACGCAGTCACCGCCGCCACCGTCGTCGCGCTCGCGCTTGCGGGATGCGGCGGCTCGGACAGCTCAGAATCCGGTGAGAGCACGTCCTCCTCGCCGGCGTCGGAATCCGCACCGCCGTCCACATCGGCGGCCGCGGCTGCCGACGACGAGCAGCAGATCCGCGATCTGGTGCAGGCCCAGGCAGATGCGTTCTCTGAAGGAGACTGGGATTCGCTCGCCGAGCTGACATGCTCCAAGTTCAGCGAGCAGGCCAACAACCCCGGCGAGTATCTGGTGCCGCCGATCACCCAGTTCGGCACCAAAGAGCAAGCCGCGTCGATCGATCCCGCGCAGCTGTCCGACTCGCTGGGCAAGGAGTTCGGTGGCGCGTCGAAGGAGACGGTGGACCGCGTCGCGCAGGCGATCGTGGCGTACGACGTCCCCGCGTACCAGGCGGCGATGCTCGACCTGATGACCGAATCCGTGACCATCACGGTCGACTCGGTCGAGAACATCCAGATCACCGGTGACACGGCCACCGCCGACGTGACCACCACGCAGGTGGCGGGTACCGACGCGCCGAAGACCCAGACCGATCCGACGCCGTTCGTCCGCGAGGACGGTGTCTGGCTGGACTGCAGCGACATGGCCGCCACGTCCTGACGCCTGCGGCGCCGCGTCAGTAGGCTGCGAGGATGTCCGACCGCCAAACGCTGCGGGCCCTCGCCGGTCTGCCCCTCGCTCCCGCCAGCCTCGCTGAATCCGCGCTGGTGCTGATCGACTGTCAGAACACCTACACCCGTGGGGTGATGGAACTCGAGGGCGTAGAGGCCGCACTCGACGAAGCCGCGACCCTGCTCGATCGGGCCAGGACCGCGGGGATCCCGGTCATCCACATCCAGCACGACGACGGGCCCGGATCGTTGTATGACATCGCGGGGGAGAGCGGCGCGATCGTCGACCGGGTCGCGCCGCGCGACGGCGAGCCGGTCGTGGTGAAGAACTACCCGAACTCGTTCGTCAACACCGAACTCGACGGGATCCTGAAGTCCGTCGACGCATCGAACCTGGTGCTGGCCGGGTTCATGACGCACATGTGTGTGAACTCGACGGCGCGCGGTGCGTTCAACCTCGGCTACGCGCCGACGGTGGTCGCCGCCGCGACGGCGACGCGCACGCTGCCCGGTGTCGACGGCGAGGTGCCCGCCGCCGCGCTGCACAGCGCGAGTCTGGCGGCGGTCGCCGATCTCTTCGCCGTGGTGGTGCCCGGCGAGAAGGACATCCCCGGCTAGACCTGATGGCCGGACTCTCCCCCGCAAGCGGGAGGTGCCCCCACAACGCGGCTCCTTCGTCGCCGCTTGATCGTCGTCCGGCTAGACCTGATGGCCGGACTCCTCAACGCGGCTCCTTCGTCGCCGCTTGATCGTCGTCCGGCTAGACCTGATGGCCGGACTCCTCAACGCGGCTCCTTCGTCGCCGCTTGATCGTCGTCCGGCTAGCCTGGTACCCATGCGGATGTCGGCCAAGGCGGAGTACGCCGTCCGGGCCATGGTCGAGCTGGCGACTGTCGAGACCGGTGTCCTGGTGAAAACCGACGACCTGGCCAAGGCGCAGGGCATCCCGCCGCAGTTCCTCGTCGATATCCTGTCCGACCTGCGCACCGACCGTCTCGTCCGCAGTCACCGCGGCCGCGACGGTGGCTACGAACTGGCCAGACCCGCCGACGACATCAGCATCGCCGACGTACTGCGCTGTATCGACGGACCGCTGGCCAGCGTGCGCGACATCGGCCTCGGTGACCTTCCGTACGCCGGGCCCACCGCAGCGCTGACCGACGTGTGGCGGGCGCTGCGCGCCAGCATGCGCTCGGTCCTCGAACAGACCAGCCTCGCGGACGTGGCCTCCGGTGGTTTACCCGAGCACGTGCGCACGATGGCCGACGACTACCGGGACCAGGAAGAGGCGCGCGGCCACTCGATGAACTAGCCGCCCGATCCGTACGGGGACCATGACGGTCGTTCCGGCGAGAACCCCGCGCGAACGTGGTACGAAATCCACGTGGCGTTCGATCTGCGCGACCTCGAAGTACCGGTGCTCGTCGCCCCGATGGCCGGCGGACCCTCGACACCGGAATTGGCGGCGGCGGGATCCGAGGCGGGCGGACTCGGTTTCGTCGCGGCGGGATACCTGAGCGCCGACGCGTTCGCCGAACGGCTGCAGGCGGCGCAATCGCTGACCACCGGACCCATCGGCGCGAATCTCTTTGTGCCCCAGCCCAGTGCTGCCGTCACTGCCGAGATCCGGTCCTATGCGCAGACTCTGGCGCCGGAAGCGCAGCGCTACGGGGTCAGCCTCGGGGATCCGCGATTCGACGACGACGACTGGGCCGCCAAGCTCGACGTGCTGGCCGACCTGTGGCCCGCCGTCGCATCGTTCACCTTCGGACTACCGACCGTCGAGGAACGGCGTCGCCTGACCGCGGCGGGCATCACCACCGTCGGCACGGTCACCACCGTCGCCGAGGCCCGGGCGGCCGCCGAGGTCGGCGTCGATGTGGTTGCCGCACAGGGGCCCTCGGCCGGCGGGCACCGCGGCACCTTCGACCCGGTCGCGCGCCCGGCGACGCAGCCGCTGGAGGAACTTCTCGCCGCGATCCGCGCGGCCGTCGACCTCCCCGTCGTCGCCGCCGGTGGATTGATGACGGCCGACGATCTGCGCCGGGTTCGGGAAGCCGGTGCCACGGCCGCCCAGTTGGGCACCGCGTTCCTGCTCGCCGACGAGGCGGGAAGCAGCCCCGTGCACCGAGCAGCGCTACAAGACCCACGGTTCACCGAGACCGTGGTGACACGCGCGTTCTCCGGTCGCTACGCACGCGGGCTGCGGAACCGGTTCATCGATGACTACGACGCCCTGGCGCCGTTGGGCTATCCCGAGGTGCACTATCTGACCAGCCCGGTGCGTAAGGCGTCGGTGGGCGCCGGGGATCCCGGTGCGACCAATGTCTGGGCGGGCACCGGTTTCCGGCAGGCCCGAACCGGGACGGTGGCCGCGATCATGGGCGCGCTCGTCGGCGACGGCTGATGGGAATGAGCCGGCGGCAGTTCGCGCTGGGACTCGGGGCGATGGCGACCGCGCCGCTGCTCGCGGCCTGTGGTGACGATGCGCCCGGCGCGCACGGTGAACATGTGGTGGTGGTCGGCGCCGGGATGGCCGGGCTGAGCGCCG carries:
- a CDS encoding response regulator transcription factor produces the protein MRRADGSPIHVLVVDDEPVLAELVSMALRYEGWDISTAGDGATAIALARENPPDVVVLDVMLPDMSGLDVLRRLREQIPGLPLLLLTAKDSVEDRIAGLTAGGDDYVTKPFSIEEVVLRLRALLRRTGVATDAGGAKLVVGDLVLDEDSHEVTRGGDVITLTATEFELLRFMMRNAKRVLSKAQILDRVWSYDFGGRSNIVELYVSYLRKKIDSGREPMIHTLRGAGYVLKPPR
- a CDS encoding sensor histidine kinase, with the translated sequence MSSNRRAERTAPTALRSPRGWSLRTRLIVTQVLLLAVVCAGIGIATEFALQRFLMNQLDEQVIESGRRASVIFEMGPPPGPGMGFPVPPGMRPPAGPPGPPPPGPGRRMMMADEGPGPAFLNAPGQAIRTVGAVVADGGPEDAGVIAADGSRAEISDAAARQLAEVTVDGRPHTVELDGLGRYRVVAFPTRLPGEAVVAGLPTSDVDDTLVRVAVIFGVVAAVALAAAGTAGIVIVRRQLAPLARVSDAAQQVADLELDRGEVRLPTPIVKVDPEAAQTEVGQLGSALNRMLDRIAGALTARHASETRVRQFVADASHELRTPLAAIRGYTELAQRKQAELPDDVAHAMNRVQSETERMTQLVEDMLLLARLDTGRPLERETVDLTRLVVDAVSDAHVAGPDHVWELDLPEEPVTVPGDEARLRQVLANLLANARIHTPPGTTVTTALSSADGDAVLTVRDDGPGIPVALQPEVFERFARGDTSRSRRGGSTGLGLAIVAAVVRAHDGSIELRSAEGRTEFTVRLPGDSQSAHSQRAPIA
- a CDS encoding bifunctional glycosyltransferase family 2/GtrA family protein, with the protein product MTYTVLDGEPRCVSRPNAATAARGTGAPVLDIVIPVYNERAALANSVRRLHRYLSESMPFSAQITIADNASVDDTPRIATQLADELPGVRVVRLEEKGRGRALHQVWTQSDATVLVYMDVDLSTDLAALAPLVAPLISGHSDLAIGTRLARGARVVRGPKREIISRCYNLILKSTLSAKFSDAQCGFKAIRADVAAQLLPYVEDTGWFFDTELLVLAERSGLRIHEVPVDWVDDPDSRVDIVATAAADLRGIGRLLRGFAGGAIPVNTIAAQLGNTRAEPRSSLLRQVVRFAAVGVTSTAAYILLFMVMQGWAGAQLANLIALLMTAIGNTAANRRFTFGIGGRRRLARHHVEGLVVFAVALAITSGALGLLHVSAESPHHLVELAVLVAANLLATVVRFVLLRGWVFHPRRTTTEGRI
- a CDS encoding glycosyltransferase family 39 protein, yielding MCVIALASASAAAQPDPGAARSPRWVRPALLGLLAATALLYLWGLGSSGWANQYYAAAAQAGTQNATAWLFGSFDAGNAITVDKPPASLWVMALSGRLFGFSPFTMLLPQALMGVASVAVLFAAVRRVSGPGAGLIAGAALAVTPVAALMFRYNNPDALLVLLLVVAAYLMVRAIQTGGTRWVVLVGVVLGVAFLTKMLQAFLVVPGLALAFLVAAPVGFWARVGKLAAGGVAMVATAGSFLALVSLWPADERPYIGGSTDNSLLQLALGYNGIQRVMGGDGMHGGGGPGGPGGPSGGPGRGANLFFGGEPGIGRLFGDSMGAEASWLLPAALIGLAAGLWITRRAARTDAVRASLLLWGGWVLVTGVVFSFMDGTVHPYYTVALAPGIAASVGIGAVELWRGRDLFTRRLLVAAMSAVTGVWAFVLLDRTPGWQPWLRWVVLAGSIAVAAVVGVGAQRLGRATSVVAAGALLFGAAAPLAYTMETAAHSHSGGLVMSGPARTDGFAGPPGAGGGGDPFGSRSAADNTELLAMLREADNRWAAAGVGSMQTADLELQTGASVMAIGGFTGGDDSPTLEQFQQYVADGQVRYFIAGGRRGPGGGSGSSAQITSWVEQTFTPRDVGGVNVYDLQS
- a CDS encoding beta-class carbonic anhydrase, giving the protein MTVTDEYLQNNKKYAETFSGPLPLPPSKHVAVVACMDARLDVYRILGLNDGEAHVIRNAGGVITDDEIRSLAISQRLLGTKEIILIHHTDCGMLTFTDDAFKRDIQDETGLKPEWAAESFPDLEEDVRQSLRRIEASPFVTKHESLRGFIFDVATGLLNEVTL